A region of the Silene latifolia isolate original U9 population chromosome 9, ASM4854445v1, whole genome shotgun sequence genome:
TTTCTCAGAAGGCACTTCGCGTGCTGTAAAGACCTGGCAAGTATGTTGGCGGCTTGTATTTCTATCAACATCTAGGCTAAATGCTGCATTTGTTATGCCAATAAATAAGAAAGCTATGGAAACTCATATTTATACATTAATTTGGATTATAGGCCTCAATAGGTGTTCGCGAGGATGGGGTTATGACTGCTGAGCTTCTTGAAAGATTATATGGCTCTCAGGAACTTCAGAGCTCTGAATTGTCCTTCGAAGCTGATATCCGAAAAATAGTAAGTGTTGCTTGTGCATGTTTTACGACATTGCTATCTACATCGTTGATGTTTAGCTGTTGTCTATCAGAAGATTGTCATGCTGCCCGAGCAATTGTGTAGTGAATTCACGTTCTGGCTTTGTCTTCTCCTAACCTTTCATATTCACAGCATTTTGGACCAACAAGTAGATTGTTGTCGAATTTACGCGTGTGATGGCTATTCTTAGCATTCATTAGAGAAGTTATATGCAAATGTCTCACTTTATGTATTTATGTGCAAGGATCAGGCAAATGGAGCTGTAACTGAAGTCAGAGAAGTTCGGGAGACAGTAGTGAAGAAAGAGCCGACCGATGTGTATGTATCCGAACACCGTGTATTTCTACTTGGTGAGAACAGGTGGGAGGAGCCTTCAAGGCTAAACAAGACCAAGGGGAACACTCAAATTTCTGCTGGAAAATGTCTTACCTGTAAAGGGGAGGGTCGATTGCTGTGCATGGGTATGTGTAAATTTATTAAGCTTACCTTAACTAACCAAAGGCGTTCAATTTTGTTATCTGATCCTGAAGCACGATGTCCATCTCTCGCATGACTTGCATTTTGGGATGGTGGCTGGATTAGTGCATGGCAAACAAAGTTGCCTTTTTAGTACTTTAGTTCTGTATTTGAACTTTGTCTTATGCAAATATTTTCACTTTTGTTAATATCAAGACTCCTTTCTACTGCAGAATGTGACGGGACTGGGGAACCAAATGTTGAGGAACAGGTGGTTTGAATTTCTTTGTTCTATATGGTTTTCGGTTTTTCCCGTGTTCTTCCTTAAACTTATGTTCAGCTTTACAATCTATTGCAGTTCTTGGATTGGGTGGAGGAAGGAGCAAATTGCCCCTACTGTGAAGGTCTTGGATATAATGTTTGTGACGTTTGCCACGGGACACTTGTTCTATAGTCATGGTCTGGAGGGTGGAGATTAGAGTATATTTCTTTTCTCAACTGTTCTCTTTTACCAGGTACTTGTACATCTTATTTGTCCTATCAATCGTGTGTTCTACTGATAAATTCTAAATTTAATATAGAAGCCTTTGTCGTCAACGTTCTTTTCCCCTCCATTCTCACTTAGTAATAATCTTAGAATCCTAGTGTCACAATGAAAATAACATCTGACTTGTCAATTTAGAGACTCCTTAATTGCAGATGCTCCAACTTTAAGCTAGTGTAGAAAGCCTAGTTTACTTTGTGATTTGTAATTCTCAAGCTTGTTATAGATGTAAACAACTCCTTTAACCCTATAATGACATGGTTAAGTGGTTAAGCATGCATTGCATACATGCTCATATTGTCCTCCAGTCTTCTAGCAACCTTCGTATTTATGACACAACATGATAGAAATCTTGCGGCTAGTAGTCGACTGCTTCACTGCTCCCAAGTGAAGTTACAAAGGAAAACTTACAATATCAGTACATGTTTCCCGAATTCCACTCGAGTGTCCATACCCTTAAGTGCGTAGCATCCGAGATGGATATGTTTGGTGAAATGCAGAGCTGGATTAACATTGCAAAGATGCTTAGCAATTAGCATCAGTAAGTGATGAACTTTGTATTAAAGTTCATGGCACTAAGATGAGGGAAAATGCTTCGGTTACACTCGCTGTATTTCTGATATTGTAAATCAACTGTACTTCTACCAGTGCTTTCTATAGATATAGATAGGCCTGATAAACTTAAAACCTGATGACATTAGTTGGAAGTGTGAACTGTTGGAACACCAACTTTGGAAACTTCACAATTTCCATGCTGACTTCTATTGCCATATTGATGAACCGGTTCATATTGTGATCAGTAATTTCGATTGTATATAATCTTTGAGGGAGACATATTTTAGTTAAAGAAAATTATTTACGAACCTGTTTCTCGATTACCTGATTTGCTGTATCGCTCCATTAAAATTCTTTTAGTTTGGCATCTCAATTTGTTGCATGTGGATGGTATGCTTATGACTCGTCTTTGATATGACGTGAATTTTTAACTTGAAATCTTCAAAAGTGTATCCAAAATTCCAAATCCTCACAATGTCTCATCACAGCTTAATAGCTCATGGTAGTATACCCATCACAGCATCACTACTGATTTTCTTTTGAGGGACACTGGAACACATTTATATACTCAGCCAGTGTTTGAAAAATCTAACCGGACCAGTCTTTGCTTGACTAAACAAAGTACCTCGCCTCAACAATGACCCACCTAATCTAACAGAGTCCACAACTATTTTGCTTTCTGAGTCACAAAGGTCTGTCGTGAAGTCCAGAAGAGTggatttaggccctgttctttctggcttattttcagcccatttgagttcagctctattcagttcagctcagttcaattcagttcagctcagttcaatTTAGtttagctccattcagttcagctcagctccattaagttcagctcatttcagctttactcatcttaaatttaatagttattattaattttgtcatcaataatactatttttttaatattattattattattattattattgttgttgttgttgttgttgtggggcacgctcaaccgacttgacccactagccaatacggggtcatacaagtcaacacgcttgcaaacatggttacggattcgcttgataccctacgaatcacgaatcgttaaaagcgaattctatcaaattgattactgaaaatacatataacacattttctataagcgaatcgcgaatcggtaaggcgtattcatagcgaatatggtaaccatgctttccaagccatcatttgaggtacacatagaaacctataaatacctcattattgaccaatcaatggtaaaatacttctcaccaacaacttcgtctctctagaagtaagactactcgaggtactatgagagggcacggaaaccttagcttcaagcaaggtctcaactatccaccagtaccgtaaggcatcagagaaggacctattgcgaacccttcgaggccctatttgttacgcgtaaaagatccatccggagagagcaagcataggttcgaggtgccatcgtctgtgaggagcgcgttgacccgacccggattcgagcaactcttacttgagtgtttttattcgaaacaactatttttactaatatcattattaatgttccgggtgtgattccggagcaggatttgtgaccacgtaagcttgtagaatgatgtctttgcttgtctcttcctttcgctctttcctgtttaagatgaacaaactgatggctcggcttggtaccaagcgtactcactccgacgctcaagtcagtaaacttaaagagattaagttgctTGTTACTTGgccaagtatattgtagagagataagggagtttataccagattaatagtgagtttttggatgaattgtggatcgttttctcaatgaggattgaggagtatttatagactttcaccttttgtcacgtagtggccaagtggccaagtggctagcaggtggaaagactgttctaccctcggccgagggacccatggcaggccggctggcctggttgactccatgccgaggggactcgatgtgagtacgcggatatgcctcccggctggttagttgcctagccgagacccgaGACCCATGACAGCCGACAGTGCGTCGGGTTAGGGgttctaatacgttgacttgctgtcttttgactttgaccttgttcaatatgttgactcggtcagcgggtgcagaatatgccccatcaattaatattgacattattatttattattgttattaagaatattattagtaaaaaattactattttttcattattataatttatgattattcatatataatattataatttttttcttaaaatttttagtattagtataaatagtattatactatgaatattagtattattatagttgataataacaataatattaaatattattattattattaatattattaatattaatatgattattttagttgATTGACTTTATTGATTCGATTCAACTCTATTCATTTCAGTCGGCTcggctccattgattcgattTTGGCTCCATTCGGTTATTATTCggctcgattcgattcggctctaaAAAGCCGTAAAAGAAACAGGGCCTAATTCAACGTCTACATAAAATCAAAGCGTCTTGCTtatgacgggctaatcccgtcacaagctctctcacaaaaagggagaggggacaaggtggggcgccccccatgtgcttccccactcacctctcatgggtattttgtaaGAGAAAatagtatccgtcacaagcttgtgacggatatcgcccgtcttcaatgagattttgcgACATAAAATAGTGTTTTTTACGGTGAAAAGATGAAAAGGGTAAAAAGTAGTAGCACTAAATTTTTGAAATTCTCACCTTGCTTTTCatatattatataaaaatgtattcTCTACCATTGTTGTTTCCACACCAAACCTTGTAAGTGAATGGAGGCCTCCTTCCAGAAGAGAGAATCCAAATTCACTGCAAATCTAAGGAACAATCATGATACTTACCTTGCGGCGAGCGACGATGGGAGGTCGCTCAACCTGGTAAGTCACATAGGAGCTGGGTCCATACCCAAAAGTACAGAATGGACTGTAAAGTTGAGCTCAGGTACTTCAAAGTTTACCGAGTTCAATCTACGGAGTGTCTATGGCAAAGAGCTCGCTGCTCAAAAAACAGAGAATGGGGAAATCGTGGTCTATCAAAAAAACCCTGGTTCAGACAGACCTTTCTGCTGGAGAGTTGATAATAGTCAGCTGCCCCTCACGGGTGGGGTCTAtctgtcatgtgattgtgatagTCAAGATTGGATCTCCGATTTTCACAAACTTTGTGCAACTCAAGATGGAACCATCACTACCAAACCATCGTTTGATGACACTTTGGAAGACCCCGGGGCTTGGTGGTTCATCGAGGTTGTGGAGAAGAGTGCATCAGAACAGCAGCAAGGTAATTTGATTCCTCCAATTCACTATCAGGAAAGCACCAGTTATAAGTGGCGAGCTCCCGATTATTCCCAGCAATTCGTCGCCGGCAAGAACTCTAATGGCTCTGGAAATCAGAACATTGGAGATGTTAAAATTGAAAACAAATTTTCAGGTCCGTATCTCCGACTTTGATTCTCTTTTATT
Encoded here:
- the LOC141599350 gene encoding uncharacterized protein LOC141599350; this translates as MEASFQKRESKFTANLRNNHDTYLAASDDGRSLNLVSHIGAGSIPKSTEWTVKLSSGTSKFTEFNLRSVYGKELAAQKTENGEIVVYQKNPGSDRPFCWRVDNSQLPLTGGVYLSCDCDSQDWISDFHKLCATQDGTITTKPSFDDTLEDPGAWWFIEVVEKSASEQQQGNLIPPIHYQESTSYKWRAPDYSQQFVAGKNSNGSGNQNIGDVKIENKFSVTEAGYATLSPSSSSKAPTISTIINAGNNSNGSGTQTNNVTIKNEVPIYRHR